A genomic region of Cryptococcus gattii WM276 chromosome F, complete sequence contains the following coding sequences:
- a CDS encoding Hypothetical protein (Similar to SGTC gene model, INSD accession EAL20385.1; CNBF1950), with translation MADDILCNCAALRALKRHQLVSLSKKYGLKASGKNIDMIDRLQKYGQKHAGNLDFYIPDPAPAPVQDLAISSSVPAADQTISLKLENKMQDLEVPAPSSKSSSHAGKPSDTSLISRPSDSWEVLSESAASIVSKEDIERPESSSHFQNVGSWKSSNNGETLTASEGSAEDCDTRNSGSMRAITSSISKRGSIILLGLDRLSSSTPSDQHNRELAAKVITTGRHGKGEDHLEIVVNTPPSPASTVGIVRRYSRYSLQERPSTIRLCSPTPFSFVQNVKSLSDVEDELPFAGKMKDVSLLKERKTMAPLASQNRSDIVRPLVRKSVPALSLPRAPSTSNVYPPLPNLSPYHINLDQTCENQEEPHQVPGGFPPLPPPPSGSQVLFGNSIAPVLSNAQFSEAARNILQEMNARLPKGSARLGEELLKGKHAEMEKLVRTNQQLGTGGWGLSEGTTHMSDRYAEFHRKEFANPHGKSSGALEGNDERRAKRSRLSTHPFGTLREAKKNIAIMLSEEKGIPQTSMLRKLKDRRERRRSGFHEKNSPKKFGFLKKKTGAGPAATLASSSSASKPIISHPRPLSYKISTEVSHAGRSSLQLSQSEGYQCHIRNLKNGGRSTSAQTVISQTGSKTPRRAGIPDFAPPSVTNRESPGTSSLVSTNSLGLPEPSSKFRRPSLPSSSRGSSTSRAMKKQSQAELIRNARSAPLPPKHETIDKIYPVLAATQKISTTSLGSIPKPPTSMIDRHSTLFLPTVSSLARMQATVRPKVDIPPPTISPTPSPLVTPAMRQKQVLQERDGDPVEVVAASHSIKTIQPFGNATSRENAFETNIMSKPAATLCKGGPSHGKRIMKKQSSASLAAARARAKASGLKAVKSRGDLREKEKEMRRKKEEMSVLSCRRKEERELREMLGM, from the exons ATGGCCGATGATATACTTTGCAA TTGCGCTGCTCTGAGGGCCCTCAAGAGACATCAGCTTGTATCTCTCTCCAAGAAATACGGGTTAAAGGCTAGTGGAAAG AATATAGACATGATTGATCGCCTTCAAAAAT ATGGCCAGAAGCACGCAGGAAATCTCGATTTTTATATCCCAGATCCTGCTCCAGCGCCTGTTCAAGACTTGGCTATTTCCTCCTCTGTTCCGGCAGCCGACCAAACAATCTCCTTGAAGCTTGAAAACAAAATGCAAGATCTGGAAGTCCCTGCCCCATCCTCcaaatcttcttcccatGCCGGCAAACCTTCCGATACTAGTCTAATTTCCCGGCCGTCAGACAGCTGGGAAGTCCTATCTGAGAGCGCCGCCAGTATTGTATCCAAGGAGGACATAGAACGGCCGGAATCCAGTAGTCATTTTCAAAATGTGGGCTCATGGAAGTCATCAAATAATGGAGAGACATTGACAGCATCTGAAG GTAGCGCTGAAGATTGTGATACCCGCAATTCGGGGTCCATGAGAGCTATTACTTCATCTATCTCTAAACGTGGGTCTATAATTCTACTAGGACTGGATCGCTTGTCTTCTTCAACCCCCTCAGACCAACACAATCGGGAGTTGGCAGCCAAAGTGATTACCACCGGGCGCCACGGAAAAGGTGAAGATCATCTAGAAATTGTGGTGAATACTCCTCCCTCGCCTGCTTCGACGGTCGGCATTGTTAGACGTTATTCTCGGTATTCGCTTCAAGAGCGACCTAGTACCATTCGGCTATGCTCGCCTACACCTTTCAGCTTTGTTCAAAACGTGAAGTCATTGAGTGACGTGGAGGATGAGCTTCCATTTGCTGGCAAAATGAAAGACGTTAGCCTCCTAAAAGAGAGGAAAACGATGGCTCCGTTAGCAAGTCAAAACAGATCAGATATTGTTAGACCCCTTGTCCGCAAGTCTGTGCCTGCATTGTCATTACCCAGGGCCCCCAGTACTTCCAATGTCTACCCGCCATTACCCAACCTTTCCCCCTATCATATAAACCTTGACCAGACTTGCGAAAATCAAGAGGAACCTCATCAAGTCCCTGGAGGTTTTCCGCCccttccccctccccccAGTGGAAGCCAAGTTCTATTTGGCAACTCCATCGCTCCTGTACTATCCAACGCTCAGTTTTCCGAAGCCGCGCGAAACATTCTGCAAGAAATGAACGCACGTTTGCCCAAAGGGAGTGCCAGACTCGGAGAGGAGCTACTGAAAGGCAAACACGCTGAAATGGAAAAATTGGTTCGTACCAATCAACAGCTTGGGACGGGAGGCTGGGGTTTAAGTGAGGGTACGACTCACATGAGTGATCGATATGCTGAATTTCATCGAAAGGAATTTGCAAA CCCCCATGGTAAGTCTTCTGGTGCCCTGGAAGGCAATGATGAAAGGCGAGCAAAAAGGTCTCGTTTGTCGACTCACCCTTTTGGGACCTTGCGAGAAGCTAAGAAGAACATAGCAATTATGTTGAGCGAAGAAAAGGGTATTCCTCAGACCAGTATGTTGAGGAAGCTAAAAGATCGGAGGGAACGGCGAAGGTCCGGTTTTCATGAAAAAAACAGCCCAAAGAAATTCGGGTttctgaagaagaagacaggTGCTGGGCCAGCTGCTACTTTGGCTAGCTCCTCTTCGGCAAGCAAGCCCATCATTTCTCACCCGCGCCCTTTGTCCTACAAGATTTCGACTGAAGTTTCTCATGCCGGCCGCTCAAGCCTACAGTTGTCACAATCGGAAGGCTATCAGTGTCATATTCGTAACCTCAAGAACGGAGGCAGATCTACCTCGGCCCAGACTGTGATATCTCAAACCGGCAGCAAGACACCAAGGCGAGCTGGAATCCCTGACTTCGCCCCTCCTAGCGTGACAAACCGTGAATCACCAGGTACAAGCTCTCTTGTTTCTACAAACAGCCTGGGTCTTCCCGAACCCTCTTCCAAGTTCAGACGTCCTAGTCTTCCTAGTTCCAGTAGAGGATCTTCAACTTCGAGAGCTATGAAGAAGCAAAGTCAAGCCGAACTCATTCGGAATGCACGTTCAGCACCGCTTCCTCCGAAACATGAGACGATAGACAAAATATATCCTGTCCTTGCCGCCACTCAGAAGATATCAACGACCTCCTTGGGATCTATCCCAAAACCCCCTACCTCCATGATCGATCGCCATTCGACGCTTTTCCTTCCTACTGTATCATCATTGGCCAGGATGCAGGCGACAGTCAGACCCAAGGTAGACATCCCTCCCCCCACGATCTCTCCTACCCCTTCCCCTCTGGTAACGCCTGCTATGCGACAAAAACAAGTGTTACAAGAGAGGGATGGCGATCCAGTTGAGGTGGTCGCTGCGTCACATTCAATCAAAACCATTCAGCCTTTTGGCAACGCGACGTCGCGCGAGAATGCCTTTGAAACCAATATCATGTCAAAGCCGGCAGCTACATTGTGCAAGGGAGGGCCTAGCCACGGTAAGCGGATTATGAAAAAACAATCATCTGCAAGCCTTGCTGCCGCCAGGGCTAGGGCAAAAGCAAGCGGGCTCAAGGCAGTCAAGAGTCGAGGGGATTtgagagaaaaggagaaggagatgaggagaaagaaagaggagatgagCGTATTGTCATGCagaaggaaagaggagagagagcTCAGGGAAATGCTGGGCATGTGA
- a CDS encoding Negative regulation of transcription by glucose-related protein, putative (Similar to TIGR gene model, INSD accession AAW44337.1) has protein sequence MRKGAGISGLTRHTATASSYSTLSSNITTSQLSNLTSSLQSFRAALINFASAHRADIRKDPAFRHQFQKMCAAIGVDPLAVGPGAGGSGRGWWSEVLGIGEWEYELAVQVVDICVSTRPENGGMIEMGELIRRVERLRSEDVGQITSQDILRTLKLLRPLNAGYTLHHPSPSTTYIRTIPRSLDTDQSTLLAIAATTRGRLHPAVVREQTGWTEVRVRTAMEDCVMREGLGWIDEQAGDYHEVWIIAATEFATG, from the exons ATGAGAAAAGGCGCAGGAATATCAGGTCTCACAAGGCATACAGCCACAGCATCCTCATACTCCACCCTCTCTTCAAATATCACTACTTCCCAGCTATCAAACCTCACATCCTCTCTCCAATCCTTTCGCGCAGCCCTTATCAACTTTGCCTCTGCACATCGGGCCGATATCCGCAAAGATCCTGCTTTTCGTCATCAATTCCAGAAAATGTGTGCCGCCATTGGTGTGGATCCATTGGCTGTTGGCCCGGGGGCAggaggaagtggaagaggcTGGTGGAGTGAGGTCCTCGGAATAGGAGAATGGGAATATGAGCTCGCAGTTCAGGTTGTAGATATCTGTGTATCTACGAGACCTGAGAACGGTGGAATGATTGAGATGGGAGAGCTAATCAGGCGGGTCGAAAGATTACGTTCTG AAGACGTTGGCCAAATAACATCTCAAGACATTCTTCGCACACTCAAGCTGCTGCGTCCTTTAAATGCTGGATACACATTGCACCATCCATCCCCATCAACTACGTATATACGAACAATCCCTCGTTCCCTCGACACCGATCAATCAACATTGCTCGCCATTGCAGCCACGACCAGAGGGCGATTACACCCTGCGGTTGTTAGGGAGCAGACTGGATGGACCGAAGTTAGAGTGCGAACAGCAATGGAAGACTGTGTCATGCGTGAGGGGCTGGGCTGGATTGATGAACAGGCGGGGGATTACCATGAAGTGTGGATAATAGCGGCTACGGAATTTGCCACAGGATAA
- a CDS encoding Hypothetical Protein (Similar to TIGR gene model, INSD accession AAW44280.1), protein MVNPSSHVPQNFIRTYRITSIQQPLRSAAFEKAYLSRLPLSPPLIIQLDCWDAQGEQIIPYDELPFLVCHLSLETPNGQDAAIVTSPDSEPVSMLYGTLVATPIEMDDQTGAQGVYFVFPDVSVRYVGRFRLKVLLMRITGGPAVHVCVTRTFEIVHTKDYVAPPITALTRHFDSQGIIRFGLPRYY, encoded by the exons ATGGTGAACCCTTCTAGCCATGTCCCCCAAAATTTTATTAG AACGTATCGTATCACATCTATACAGCAACCTTTGAGATCAGCAGCATTCGAAAAGGCTTACCTCTCTCGATTACCTCTTTCCCCTCCATTGATAATACAATTGGACTGTTGGGATGCTCAAGGCGAGCAGATCATTCC TTATGACGAGCTTCCGTTTCTAGTGTGCCACCTTTCTCTTGAAACCCCAAATGGACAGGATGCTGCGATAGTGACATCTCCTGACAGCGAGCCTGTGTCGATGCTGTACGGCACCCTTGTTGCTACTCCTATCGAAATGGACGATCAAACGGGTGCGCAAGGCGTTTACTTTGTGTTTCCGGATGTGAGCGTCCGCTACGTCGGAAGATTTCGTTTGAAAGTTTTGTTGATGAGAATCACTGG AGGACCAGCTGTACATGTCTGTGTGACTCGCACGTTTGAAATTGTCCATACAAAGGACTACGTTGCGCCCC CTATAACGGCTCTCACGAGACATTTTGACTCTCAAGGGATTATACGCTTCGGTCTGCCTCGTTATTACTAG
- a CDS encoding Endoplasmic reticulum protein, putative (Similar to TIGR gene model, INSD accession AAW44271.1) — translation MRLSFALILVFLSSLAAVCAWTKEDYEIFDLVSDLEAAEGKGTTFYSHLNVDPGATTHQITKAYRKKSLELHPDKNIGVKDIEKRFARLGVIAQILRSPEQRERYNFFYKNGVPRWRGTGYYYTRFRPTLFHTLLFLLLLTNLFHRLVLSLNYKKHLRRIAYFENAAKSAAGVLGAGGISAQKEKIVLNVNAAKPGRRRKVKVPMVEGNESAGTLELIVRGNEVYLPHEGGTLTPISSLAHPPSFAQTWFPSLLLSSARHLASNLPPNIQSSLPAVLRELDEELVAVESNSEEDSEEGFTLDTPTLSRNTSRKALQKGRSPRSTSKDSSAVSELESDADLLEKTSNGKKKKPGPGKASAMRKRKMGLKK, via the exons ATGAGGCTCTCCTTTGCACTCATTCTTGTCTTTTTATCCTCTCTCGCCGCAGTGTGCGC TTGGACAAAGGAAGATTATGAGATCTTTGACCTCGTAAGCGATCTGGAGGCTGCCGAGG GCAAAGGAACAACATTTTACTCCCACCTCAACGTTGACCCCGGTGCTACGACTCACCAAATTACCAAAGCCTATCGCAAAAAGTCTCTTGAGCTTCATCCAGATAAAAACATTGGTGTCAAAGATATTGAAAAGCGGTTTGCAAGGCTGGGGGTGATTGCGCAAATCCTGAGATCCCCCGAGCAGCGAGAAAGGTACAAT TTCTTCTATAAAAACGGTGTGCCTCGGTGGAGAGGTACTGGATACTACTACACTCGTTTCCGGCCCACTCTCTTCCAcactctcctcttcctccttcttttgACAAATCTCTTTCACCGACTCGTTCTGTCCCTCAATTACAAGAAACATCTACGTCGCATCGCCTACTTTGAGAATGCTGCCAAATCTGCGGCTGGAGTGCTCGGGGCCGGCGGAATTAGTGCacaaaaggaaaagatTGTCCTAAATGTCAATGCGGCTAAGCctggaaggagaaggaaggtTAAAGTTCCAATGGTGGAAGGGAATGAAAGTGCCGGGACTCTGGAACTTATAGTCAGGGGCAATGAAGTATATCTG CCTCATGAAGGCGGTACACTCACCCCAATCTCATCACTTGCTCACCCTCCCTCATTCGCCCAAACGTGGTTTCCTTCACTCCTTCTTTCATCAGCCCGGCATCTGGCCTCTAATCTACCACCCAACATCCAATCCTCTCTTCCTGCTGTCCTTCGAGAGCTTGACGAAGAATTGGTTGCGGTTGAGAGCAACAGCGAAGAAGACAGTGAGGAAGGCTTCACACTCGACACACCCACACTCTCCAGGAATACTTCTCGCAAAGCCTTGCAAAAGGGAAGGAGTCCACGGAGCACATCAAAAGATTCGTCAGCTGTCTCAGAACTGGAGAGCGATGCGGATCTTTTAGAGAAGACATCCaatggaaagaagaagaaaccAGGGCCTGGTAAGGCTTCAGCGATGCGGAAGCGAAAAATGGGGCTTAAAAAATAG
- a CDS encoding Hypothetical protein (Similar to SGTC gene model, INSD accession EAL20388.1; CNBF1980): protein MPEPLPVPVDLIGQSGLYNVPDPLLRRLRLEDAQGIAIKNLDKYFAEKEVLVLYAGSEYGETAVIYVSVDTDPQAPLRVLQGKPWLRMTFNDNSDFATVGKDKGQEVEMEEVARGEDFVQAGEMEIGMENVVFGVEEYQNEYVRPLSRAAVTHIMRVFSTPSVAVYHLPSHTLIAKNLKPSVFNPSSIDKTYDTWRKGGNPSLRFIVDVVRALRLPLIGLLFALIYQIAIRFGGDQYHVIPRIMDGMAWNQNMRLSPGNQG, encoded by the exons ATGCCCGAACCTTTGCCGGTGCCAGTAGATCTCATTGGCCAGTCAGGCCTCTATAACGTTCCCGATCCCCTCCTCCGTCG ACTCAGACTAGAAGATGCACAAGGAATAGCCATAAAAAACCTAGACAAATATTTCGCTGAGAAAGAAGTGCTGGTGCTTTATGCAGGCTCAGAATACGGCGAAA CGGCCGTCATCTACGTATCAGTTGACACCGATCCGCAAGCACCATTACGCGTCCTTCAAGGCAAACCATGGTTGCGGATGACCTTCAACGACAACTCGGACTTTGCCACAGTCGGTAAGGATAAAGGACAAGAGGTTGAAATGGAGGAGGTCGCGAGAGGAGAAGACTTTGTACAAGCTGGAGAGATGGAAATTGGGATGGAGAATGTTGTTTTCGGAGTGGAAGAATATC AGAATGAGTATGTCCGACCCCTTTCAAGGGCAGCAGTGACCCATATTATGCGTGTTTTCTCCACCCCGAGCGTTGCTGTGTA CCACCTGCCTAGCCATACTCTTATCGCCAAAAATCTCAAGCCTTCTGTGTTCAACCCATCGAGTATAGATAAAACTTATGACACATGGCGCAAAGGTGGTAACCCGTCATTGCGCTTCATTG TAGATGTCGTGCGTGCACTGAGGCTACCCCTCATTGGTCTTCTTTTCGCCCTGATATATCAGATTGCCATTAGATTCGGTGGAG ATCAATACCATGTTATTCCCCGAATAATGGATGGCATGGCATGGAATCAGAACATGAGGTTATCTCCAGGAAATCAGGGATAG
- a CDS encoding Actin lateral binding protein, putative (Similar to TIGR gene model, INSD accession AAW44294.1): protein MDKIKERFAILGQKIEAAEARAEAAESENKKLNQTLLERDQELASVQHKLQLAEEELEASESKVKELKAASDEGETHRTTGENLARKVQLLEEELDKAEKDLKETTEKLRQVDVKAEHFERQVQRLEQERDEWERKHGEAVEKYQQSKRELDEVVMQMESLVSYTCVP, encoded by the exons ATG GACAAGATCAAGGAG CGATTCGCAATTCTCGGACAGAAGATTGAGGCTGCCGAGGCCAGGGCAGAAGCTGCAGAGTCGGAGAACAAGAAG CTCAACCAAACTCTCCTCGAACGCGATCAAGAGCTTGCCTCTGTTCAACATAAGCTTCAACTTGCCGAAGAGGAGCTCGAAGCGTCCGAATCCAAGGTCAAGGAGCTCAAGGCAGCTTCTGATGAAGGTGAGACTCACCGTACGACTGGGGAAAACTTGGCACGAAAGGTGCAGCTTTTGGAGGAGGAGTTGGATAAGGCTGAGAAGGACTTGAAGGAGACGACTGAGAA GTTGCGACAGGTTGATGTCAAGGCTGAGCATTTCGAGCGTCAGGTTCAGCGACTTGAGCAAGAAAGGGATGAGTGGGAAAGGAAGCACGGAGAGGCTGTGGAAAAGTATCAGCAATCCAAGCGCGAGCTCGACGAGGTTGTCATGCAGATGGAGAGTTTGGTAAGTTACACATGTGTACCCTAG
- a CDS encoding Rho GTPase activator, putative (Similar to TIGR gene model, INSD accession AAW44296.1), giving the protein MSSPTYPNPTVPPPGAWPSRPSLDDSVHRRSIEQRQSPFLHLSQPNSSAHHADSSEGSRRNSMTSGSIHHSPSSLCGSSRHLARFDEQGSLQTAGELPTRGEPGFVGSARLPWITTSAMDSESGPRSAPVASGRLRSSGTGSAPIRSSSSPDPWMNQTSQRSSPSTSPIDHRPNLAAGHGQVYFQGSLVPPYLHGQERRPSPASSLTGGRPLPPRKASDQGWRDDMWAMWTNSSRSVCAGDGQGLPFELLQMQASRWICVKKGLALTVEFHPPYAQFHITSQDCNKVVAQKFFPVEDGDGMYPLCERDYFARLDLICAKCDQALRASYITACGAKYHVEHFTCSECDVLFGPNDSYYEHDGNVYCHYHYSTRFAVKCVGCETAILKQFVEMNRNGRNECWHPECYMISKFWNVRLASKAFNTPASSAVASTISLLEMSSITAPGAPVTSASQLVQVPLESPNPDSHITPTELKERQEAMEMKVQQIWHVLSGYEESSAALIGDMLRAVNERNLLDIILLAERFILHVETLFAVIDDIEAQFAMAGAKGIPHAREAKQLCRKLVNLFSNMSQISPAGGPSPSSNELFTLITQLAHYLKILIRIALTGSIKLEREYNNQTAMTNCLARLNLLAMDSGDPNIKKRGDWPEPEVTGETTLRGPQDEDFIPLEGCAQCGTPIEEDCIRLGMFLRWHCACVACNVCGETAFQSVREDTTDEGSSHSHTDAGSNSGIMSRQNSARNTPAKVDYFWFAPEHFPGMTKPPEKIWCGTHKNSNGSWKGFQGVSRLEQYAFLLHIALRRLYVHFRLHHNLQSVRDHGMSGRPESEVKRMKSVTLDRKLSSTARLPQRSMVVESPAGRMADGNGQIISARGAESPTPTPKERQTEIIITSEDASNNATTVNVLRPPFARNNTSVKIIKENSEESPQRGFRRVSAPKEDDAITLGDISLLADKDRRPDNRPLLSNLSPLQSIILRHFALLQLQKTSLGPLIDLDDMLDLLDARKGQWWNKIFKGNAKKDTKKKGLFGVPIEVLVERTGSDSSFGVPNSQVRVPEFIEDIISTMRQMGPSDMAVEGVFRKNGNIRKLQALVEALDKDSTAVNLSEENVIQLAALLKRFLRELPDPLLTFRLHKLFCAAATLPNLEERSRCLHLLVSLLPKYNRDTLEVLFIFLKWVSSFSYREEETGSKMDLANLATVICPSILYAKGSNAVKDDSFTAIAAVQELLENQDEYYRVPGELLFVIQEGIYQIFAKDLDLPPKEIFRHCSKYTQARNAAQPQQQRLGIPHSSSSSQVSQTGVSRYIETATRISQVSVAAPDSSSGNYRPPLP; this is encoded by the exons ATGTCATCCCCGACCTATCCCAACCCTACAGTTCCTCCTCCAGGCGCATGGCCATCTCGTCCAAGTTTAGATGATTCAGTGCACCGGCGTTCAATAGAACAACGTCAAAGTCctttcctccatctctcccaGCCCAACTCATCAGCACACCACGCAGATTCGTCTGAGGGTTCACGGCGTAACAGCATGACTTCCGGCTCCATACACCACTCACCGTCAAGTCTATGTGGCTCATCGAGGCATCTGGCAAGGTTTGACGAGCAGGGATCATTGCAGACCGCAGGCGAATTGCCAACCAGAGGAGAACCGGGCTTTGTAGGCTCCGCTCGACTGCCCTGGATAACGACCTCTGCGATGGATAGTGAGAGTGGACCTCGCAGCGCCCCAGTTGCGTCGGGACGGTTACGGAGTAGTGGAACAGGATCTGCGCCAATCAGGTCAAGCTCATCGCCTGATCCCTGGATGAATCAAACTTCACAAAGAAGCTCCCCGTCAACCTCGCCCATAGATCATCGTCCAAATCTTGCGGCAGGACATGGACAAGTTTATTTTCAGGGTAGCCTTGTTCCACCTTATCTTCATGGCCAGGAAAGAAGGCCTAGCCCGGCGAGCAGCTTGACCGGTGGCAGACCCCTTCCTCCCAGAAAGGCTTCTGATCA AGGGTGGAGGGACGATATGTGGGCAATGTGGACAAACAGTTCACGGTCAGTTTGTGCGGGCGATGGGCAAGGTCTACCATTTGAATTGCTTCAGATGCAAG cGAGCCGCTGGATATGCGTTAAAAAGGGACTCGCGCTGACCGTCGAATTTCATCCGCCTTATGCTCAATTTCATATTACATCACAGGACTGCAACAAGGTCGTCGCTCAGAAGTTCTTTCCAGTTGAAGACGGCGATGGCATGTATCCCTTATGTGAAAGGGACTACTTTGCCAGGCTGGACTTGATCTGTGCAAAGTGCGACCAAGCTCTGAGGGCTAGTTACATCACCGCTTGTG GTGCCAAATACCACGTTGAACATTTCACATGTTCTGAATGCGACGTCTTATTCGGGCCTAATGATTCTTATTATGAGCATGATGGTAACGTTT ATTGTCACTATCACTATTCCACTAGGTTTGCGGTCAAGTGTGTAGGATGCGAGACGGCCATCTTGAAGCAGTTTGTGGAAATGAACAGGAACGGCAGAAATGAGTGCTGGCATCCAGAATGCTACATGATTTCCAAA TTTTGGAATGTGCGACTTGCGTCCAAAGCGTTCAATACACCTGCCAGTTCTGCTGTGGCTTCCACAATTTCTCTCCTTGAAATGTCCTCCATCACAGCTCCTGGCGCCCCCGTGACATCAGCCTCCCAACTCGTACAAGTACCGCTTGAATCGCCCAATCCCGACTCCCATATCACTCCTACTGAGCTGAAAGAACGTCAGGAAGCCATGGAAATGAAAGTCCAGCAGATTTGGCATGTACTTTCGGGCTATGAGGAGAGTTCAGCTGCTCTCATTGGGGATATGTTGAGGGCAGTAAATGAGCGAAACTTGTTGGATATCATTTTACTCGCGGAGAGGTTCATCCTTCACGTGGAGACCCTCTTCGCGGTGATCGACGACATTGAGGCTCAGTTTGCAATGGCAGGAGCAAAAG GTATTCCACATGCTCGGGAAGCTAAGCAGCTTTGCCGTAAACTTGTAAACCTGTTTTCCAACATGTCTCAAATCTCTCCCGCTGGTGGGCCATCTCCAAGTTCCAATGAACTTTTCACTCTCATCACTCAACTTGCACATTATCTCAAAATCCTCATAAGAATAGCCCTTACAGGTTCAATAAAATTGGAAAGAGAATACAATAATCAAACTGCAATGACAAATTGCCTTGCCAGGCTAAACTTATTAGCTATGGACAGTGGCGACCCTAATATCAAAAAGAGGGGTGATTGGCCGGAA CCCGAGGTTACGGGTGAGACGACACTGCGCGGGCCGCAAGATGAGGACTTCATTCCACTGGAAGGGTGTGCTCAATGTGGTACCCCTATTGAGGAAGATTGCATTCGATTGGGCATGTTCTTACGATGGCACTGCGCCTGCGTTGCCTGCAATGTTTGTGGAGAGACTGCCTTTCAGTCTGTTCGAGAGGATACGACCGATGAAGGATCCTCACACTCTCATACTGACGCAGGCTCCAACTCGGGTATCATGTCTCGTCAGAACTCTGCCCGGAATACGCCTGCGAAGGTAGACTATTTTTGGTTTGCTCCAGAGCACTTTCCCGGTATGACCAAGCCGCCAGAGAAGATTTGGTGCGGAACCCATAAAAATTCCAACGGGTCCTGGAAAGGATTCCAAGGGGTATCTAGATTGGAACAATATGCCTTCTTGCTGCACATTGCGCTACGAAGGTTGTATGTCCATTTCAGGCTACATCACAATCTTCAGAGTG TACGAGACCACGGCATGTCAGGCCGTCCAGAAAGTGAAGTCAAGCGGATGAAGTCTGTCACTTTGGATCGCAAACTCTCATCCACAGCTCGCCTCCCGCAACGGTCTATGGTCGTCGAATCACCTGCAGGTCGTATGGCAGATGGAAATGGCCAGATAATCTCCGCGCGAGGTGCGGAATCCCCCACTCCTACGCCCAAAGAGCGACAAACCGAAATTATCATCACCTCAGAAGATGCTTCTAATAACGCGACTACCGTAAACGTCCTTCGCCCACCTTTCGCTAGAAATAATACGAGTGTCAAAATTATCAAAGAGAATTCTGAAGAGTCCCCTCAACGTGGTTTCCGAAGAGTCAGTGCCCCGAAAGAGGACGACGCCATTACATTGGGTGATATCTCTCTGCTGGCAGATAAGGATCGACGGCCGGATAATCGACCACTCCTCTCCAACTTGTCTCCTTTGCAAAGTATCATCCTACGGCACTTTGCATTATTACAGTTACAAAAGACAAGTCTGGGGCCGTTGATCGATTTGGACGACATGTTGGATCTGTTGGACGCACGAAAGGGTCAGTGGTGGAACAAGATATTCAAAGGAAATGCAAAGAAAGATaccaagaagaagg GTCTGTTCGGTGTTCCCATCGAGGTTTTGGTCGAGCGGACTGGTTCAGATTCTTCTTTCGGCGTTCCCAATTCCCAGGTCAGAGTACCAGAATTTATCGAAGACATCATATCGACCATGAGGCAAATGG GACCTTCAGATATGGCCGTCGAGGGCGTTTTCCGAAAGAATGGTAACATACGAAAACTTCAAGCTTTGGTCGAGGCGCTGGACAAGGATTCAACAGCAGTAAATCTATCAGAAGAAAATGTTATCCAGCTGGCGGCGTTATTGAAGCGGTTCTTGAGAGAGTTGCCTGACCCTTTGTTGACATTTAGACTACATAAGCTCTTCTGTGCAGCTGCAA CTTTACCCAATTTAGAGGAACGCAGTCGTTGCCTCCATCTGCTTGTCTCTCTCTTACCAAAGTATAATCGCGATACTTTGGAGGTCCTCTTCATATTTCTCAAATGGGTTTCTTCGTTCTCCTACCGAGAGGAGGAGACCGGCTCAAAAATGGATCTGGCAAATCTCGCGACTGTCATTTGTCCCTCCATTCTCTACGCCAAGGGCTCCAATGCTGTCAAGGATGACTCATTTACCGCCATCGCTGCAGTTCAAGAACTCCTGGAAAATCAAGATGAGTATTATCGTGTGCCCGGCGAGCTGCTCTTCGTTATACAAGAAGGCATCTACCAAATATTCGCCAAAGATCTTGATCTTCCCCCAAAAGAGATATTCAGACATTGCTCTAAATACACTCAGGCGAGAAATGCGGCGCAGCCGCAGCAGCAACGGTTAGGTATACCTCACTCCAGTTCATCATCCCAGGTGTCTCAAACCGGTGTGTCTCGGTATATAGAGACAGCTACACGGATCAGTCAAGTTTCCGTTGCTGCCCCAGATTCAAGCAGTGGGAACTATCGCCCTCCACTTCCTTGA